A section of the Candidatus Acidiferrales bacterium genome encodes:
- the rsmH gene encoding 16S rRNA (cytosine(1402)-N(4))-methyltransferase RsmH, translating into MVPFHEPVLLKESIDFLVTDLSATYVDATFGGGGHTRELLSRLNSGAKVIAFDVDEHAKQNADRFFSQDGRFSFVEKNFSEIRNVFDDINIISAAGFLFDLGVSSYQLDNEPGFSYRRDEKLDMRLDKDLKTSAYDVINSYDVEELSAVFGKYGEEPRSRLLAKAIVKRRGKNNIETTSEFVEIIGKVCGSSAKTLARIFQALRIEVNNELNSLFSGLKAAIDMTSLGGRIVVISYHSLEDRIVKERFKYEAATCVCPPQAIVCTCGKTARARILTRKPISPSRDEVLRNRRARSAKMRAIERIA; encoded by the coding sequence ATGGTGCCATTTCATGAACCGGTGCTGCTGAAGGAGAGCATAGATTTCTTGGTAACTGATTTGAGTGCAACATACGTCGACGCGACATTCGGGGGAGGAGGACACACGCGAGAGCTTCTTTCCAGGTTGAATTCAGGTGCGAAAGTGATTGCTTTCGATGTTGATGAACATGCCAAACAAAACGCGGATAGATTTTTCTCCCAGGATGGCAGGTTCTCATTCGTGGAGAAGAATTTTTCGGAAATAAGAAATGTTTTTGATGACATAAATATTATATCAGCCGCCGGCTTCCTGTTCGATCTTGGCGTGTCTTCCTACCAACTCGACAACGAGCCTGGGTTCAGTTATAGGCGGGATGAGAAACTGGACATGCGCCTGGACAAGGATTTGAAAACTTCTGCTTATGACGTAATTAACTCATATGATGTTGAAGAACTGTCCGCAGTGTTTGGCAAATACGGTGAAGAGCCCCGCTCTCGTCTGCTGGCGAAGGCAATTGTAAAGCGGAGGGGGAAAAATAATATCGAGACTACTTCGGAGTTTGTGGAAATAATCGGAAAAGTCTGTGGAAGCTCTGCTAAAACTCTGGCGCGAATTTTTCAAGCGCTTCGAATCGAAGTCAACAACGAACTCAATTCTCTCTTCTCGGGACTGAAAGCGGCTATTGATATGACTTCTCTTGGCGGGAGAATCGTGGTGATCTCTTATCATTCTCTGGAAGACAGGATAGTAAAGGAAAGGTTTAAGTACGAAGCCGCGACATGTGTGTGTCCGCCGCAGGCAATCGTTTGTACCTGCGGCAAAACCGCTCGCGCCAGAATACTGACACGTAAACCGATCTCACCAAGTCGTGATGAAGTCTTGCGCAATCGCAGGGCACGAAGTGCAAAGATGAGGGCAATCGAAAGAATAGCATGA
- a CDS encoding FtsL-like putative cell division protein, translating into MSDEIELKGKREDAARSADAKNPKQAPITVSKFILFLGGTVAVLLIIVNNSVTVDRLVREISSLDSAYREIRFRNDSLQAEMKKLSSAERITRIASEKLGLVYSSQTLDQVTVDADKLEEANRKDARDTTK; encoded by the coding sequence ATGAGCGACGAGATAGAACTCAAAGGTAAACGAGAAGACGCGGCCCGCAGTGCAGATGCAAAGAACCCGAAGCAGGCACCGATAACAGTTTCCAAATTTATTCTATTTCTCGGGGGGACTGTCGCGGTGCTTCTGATCATTGTCAATAACAGCGTTACAGTAGACAGGTTGGTGAGAGAAATAAGTTCTCTCGATTCTGCGTACAGAGAAATAAGATTTCGGAACGATTCGTTACAGGCGGAGATGAAAAAATTGTCCAGCGCTGAAAGAATTACTCGGATCGCCTCGGAAAAACTTGGCCTTGTTTATAGCAGTCAGACTCTCGATCAAGTCACGGTCGATGCGGATAAATTGGAGGAGGCAAACCGGAAGGATGCAAGAGACACAACAAAATAA
- a CDS encoding penicillin-binding transpeptidase domain-containing protein, translating to MLLFAAVVVKLGFVQGVRSIYYHKIAQNQYESRVPLRANRGMVYDRNGSLIISNNFGYSYAADPELLDSTDKKRIAEKFGAVFDKPIEFFTQKMNVKSQFVWLARNIGPKQSESLKDFNVYGLISLQEQQRLYPYGSAAGQVFGYANVDGKGASGIELEFDSILVGKDGYEIMQRDGIGRKMPSVDYPKIDPVPGCNLQLTIDMNIQQIVDEELAAGVESAKGSAGTAIFMNPNTGEILAVANYPKFDPSDYTRYSFDDSRDRAITDVFEPGSTFKVVTAASALEEGIERPNDVIFAENGKYFLYGKLIEDFERAGWVTFRRAVELSSNIAFSKIGMKIPPNSFYRYARDFGFGAPTGIELPGEAAGQLKKPYEWSKISEPFMSFGYEVMVTSLQMAQAYAAIANGGTLMKPYVVSRIVDARGNVLSQNSPVEIRRVVSPEVAQTLTGLFVDVVENGTGSPAKINDLLIAGKTGTSQKLVDGKYSKKFYHASFAGFFPVPNPVIVGFIMVDSPMNGYTGGSVAAPIFKKIASRIYGIMQRRTTDFLDNGVRMVSNTSSAFQQKPKDFTQNFVSNSERTNSTTAASTNLVKVPDVSYLDYASAKAIMENSGLAISDEGMGNSLIVLSERPNAGTLLPKGATVELNFVDARKISKMPDFRGASVRKATSFFLTAGIRFRVNGSGKIVSQAPDPGTPVNKKSIVVINCDDRNFNASGIF from the coding sequence ATGTTGCTGTTTGCTGCCGTCGTTGTGAAGTTGGGATTTGTGCAGGGAGTCAGGAGCATTTACTATCACAAGATTGCCCAAAACCAATATGAGAGCCGCGTGCCACTTCGAGCTAATCGAGGAATGGTATACGATAGGAATGGCAGTCTGATAATTTCAAACAACTTCGGTTATTCTTATGCGGCGGATCCGGAGCTTCTCGATTCAACCGACAAGAAGAGAATCGCCGAAAAATTCGGTGCTGTTTTCGACAAGCCCATCGAATTCTTCACGCAGAAGATGAATGTAAAGTCGCAGTTTGTCTGGCTTGCTCGCAATATCGGTCCCAAACAATCCGAGTCCCTTAAGGACTTCAATGTATACGGTTTGATTAGCCTGCAAGAGCAGCAGAGACTTTATCCTTATGGCAGCGCCGCAGGACAGGTTTTCGGTTACGCAAACGTCGATGGAAAAGGGGCGAGCGGGATCGAGCTCGAGTTTGATTCGATTCTCGTCGGCAAGGACGGTTATGAGATAATGCAACGCGACGGAATCGGACGAAAAATGCCTTCGGTTGATTATCCGAAGATAGATCCCGTGCCGGGATGCAATCTGCAGCTGACCATCGACATGAATATTCAACAAATCGTTGACGAAGAGCTTGCGGCTGGAGTGGAGAGTGCGAAAGGCTCTGCTGGTACGGCAATTTTCATGAATCCCAACACGGGAGAGATTCTCGCAGTTGCCAACTATCCCAAATTTGATCCATCTGATTACACACGATATTCATTTGATGATTCCCGGGACAGAGCAATAACGGATGTGTTCGAACCCGGTTCGACGTTTAAAGTTGTGACCGCAGCGTCGGCGCTCGAAGAAGGGATTGAAAGACCAAACGATGTAATTTTTGCAGAGAACGGCAAATACTTTTTGTACGGGAAGTTGATTGAAGATTTTGAACGTGCAGGATGGGTAACATTCAGGCGAGCTGTGGAATTGTCAAGCAACATCGCGTTTTCAAAGATCGGAATGAAAATACCTCCCAACAGCTTTTACAGGTATGCAAGAGATTTTGGTTTCGGTGCGCCGACCGGGATTGAGCTTCCTGGAGAAGCTGCCGGTCAGTTAAAGAAGCCTTACGAGTGGTCGAAAATTTCCGAGCCTTTCATGTCGTTCGGCTATGAAGTGATGGTGACATCGCTTCAAATGGCGCAGGCGTACGCGGCCATTGCAAACGGTGGAACTCTGATGAAGCCCTACGTTGTCAGCAGGATCGTGGATGCGAGGGGAAATGTGCTGTCTCAGAATTCGCCTGTGGAGATTAGGCGCGTGGTAAGCCCTGAAGTCGCACAAACCCTGACAGGACTATTTGTCGACGTTGTTGAAAACGGCACGGGGTCTCCGGCGAAGATAAATGATCTTCTTATTGCAGGTAAGACAGGGACTTCGCAAAAATTGGTCGACGGAAAGTATTCGAAGAAATTTTATCATGCTTCCTTTGCTGGTTTTTTCCCTGTCCCCAATCCAGTAATTGTCGGGTTTATAATGGTTGATTCTCCGATGAACGGCTACACCGGGGGGAGTGTTGCGGCTCCGATTTTTAAGAAAATTGCATCCCGCATTTATGGAATTATGCAGCGAAGGACCACCGACTTCTTGGATAATGGTGTAAGAATGGTCTCGAATACTTCATCAGCTTTCCAGCAGAAACCAAAAGATTTCACGCAGAACTTTGTCAGCAATTCTGAAAGAACTAACTCGACAACTGCAGCGAGTACAAATTTAGTGAAGGTTCCCGATGTTTCGTACTTAGATTACGCGTCTGCGAAAGCGATCATGGAAAATTCCGGACTCGCGATTTCGGATGAGGGGATGGGCAACAGTTTAATCGTGTTGTCTGAAAGACCGAACGCTGGAACGTTGCTTCCCAAAGGAGCAACAGTCGAACTAAACTTTGTAGATGCGAGAAAAATCTCGAAGATGCCGGATTTCCGCGGAGCAAGCGTCAGGAAAGCGACAAGTTTCTTTCTCACGGCAGGAATTCGATTTCGCGTTAATGGAAGCGGGAAAATCGTCAGCCAGGCCCCCGATCCCGGAACACCGGTAAATAAGAAATCGATCGTAGTCATCAATTGTGATGACAGGAATTTTAATGCATCGGGGATTTTTTGA
- a CDS encoding UDP-N-acetylmuramoyl-L-alanyl-D-glutamate--2,6-diaminopimelate ligase, whose translation MKLSELIRSVSVEEIVGDTEKEIVGVAYDSRKVRDGSLFVAMRGAQFDGHRFIVDAMGSGASAVVLEDKSIVDDEYFLSHHTTKLLVPSTRRALALISANFFDWPSKKLKTIGVTGTNGKTTSTYLIEWMLRSAGEKVLLMGTIKHMLNGETLESAVNTTPESFELNRMMAAAAARNATYAVMEVSSHSLVMDRVYGIPFKAAMFTNLTQDHLDFHHTMEEYFKAKRILFDSLSEGSFAVVNMDDEYGERIVAGTSARKIFYGFAPQADFRIVKFSFGIHGAEITIKYAGEEFEIKSMLAGKFSSYNLAGAFATAVSLGYNPASAAEALCRVPGVKGRFERIDSGKGFLVVVDYAHTPDSLQKTLQSAREILTSEGKGGRLITVFGCGGNRDRTKRPKMGKIAEDLSDVTIVTSDNPRFEDPGSIIDEILEGVKPDDQNVLRIVDRSEAIKKSLSLALPNDIVVLAGKGHENYQDIKGAKHHFDDREEAEKALGLSENYVAEKS comes from the coding sequence ATGAAGCTTAGCGAACTCATCAGGAGCGTTTCAGTAGAGGAGATCGTCGGCGATACCGAAAAGGAAATCGTCGGCGTCGCTTATGATTCACGAAAGGTCAGAGACGGATCGCTGTTTGTTGCGATGAGGGGAGCGCAATTTGATGGACACCGCTTCATAGTCGATGCCATGGGCAGTGGCGCAAGCGCGGTCGTGCTCGAGGACAAAAGTATCGTTGATGACGAATACTTCCTCTCTCACCACACCACTAAACTACTTGTCCCCAGCACCCGCCGCGCTCTTGCGCTTATTTCAGCGAATTTTTTCGATTGGCCGAGTAAAAAGCTGAAAACAATCGGAGTAACCGGAACGAATGGGAAGACTACGAGCACATATCTCATCGAATGGATGCTGCGATCTGCCGGAGAGAAAGTTCTTCTCATGGGAACTATTAAGCATATGCTGAACGGTGAAACCCTTGAGTCGGCGGTGAACACGACCCCCGAGTCCTTTGAGCTTAATCGCATGATGGCAGCAGCAGCAGCAAGGAACGCGACTTATGCAGTTATGGAAGTCTCATCCCATTCACTGGTGATGGATCGCGTTTACGGCATCCCGTTCAAGGCAGCCATGTTCACGAATCTCACCCAGGACCATCTCGATTTTCATCATACCATGGAAGAGTATTTCAAGGCGAAAAGAATTTTGTTCGATTCGTTGAGCGAGGGAAGTTTCGCCGTCGTGAATATGGATGATGAATATGGCGAGAGAATTGTTGCCGGTACTTCTGCCCGAAAAATATTCTACGGCTTCGCTCCTCAAGCCGACTTTCGGATTGTCAAGTTTTCATTTGGCATTCATGGAGCGGAGATCACAATCAAATACGCAGGCGAGGAGTTTGAAATAAAGTCTATGTTGGCCGGCAAATTCAGTTCGTATAATCTTGCTGGGGCTTTTGCGACGGCGGTTTCTTTAGGATATAATCCGGCTTCTGCCGCTGAAGCATTGTGCAGAGTCCCCGGTGTCAAAGGAAGATTTGAGCGCATCGATTCCGGAAAAGGATTCCTGGTCGTGGTCGATTATGCGCATACTCCGGACTCGCTGCAGAAGACACTGCAATCTGCACGGGAAATATTGACATCGGAAGGAAAAGGCGGGAGGTTGATAACCGTTTTCGGATGCGGTGGAAATCGCGACCGCACAAAGCGCCCTAAGATGGGAAAAATCGCGGAGGATTTGAGCGATGTAACTATCGTCACTTCAGACAACCCGCGATTCGAGGACCCCGGCTCGATCATTGATGAGATACTTGAAGGCGTAAAACCAGATGACCAAAATGTCCTGCGCATCGTCGACCGCAGCGAAGCAATAAAGAAGAGCTTGTCTCTAGCGCTTCCAAACGACATCGTGGTCCTTGCAGGGAAGGGACATGAAAATTACCAGGACATCAAAGGGGCCAAGCATCATTTTGACGACCGCGAAGAAGCCGAGAAGGCGCTTGGATTGTCAGAGAATTACGTTGCGGAGAAGAGTTGA